The genomic window CGCGAAAAATGACCGCCGGGGGAGTGATCGAACGGGGCGATTCAGTCGCAGCGGCGATTCAGTCCCGGCGGCGGGCCAGCAGTGCGGCGCCCAGCAGTGCGACCAGCGCGACGGCGATCCCGAACCCGGGGGAGCCGTCGGAGCTGCCGGAGTCATCGGCGTCGGACCCGTCGTCCATGTTGCCGTCGTCCATCCCGTCACCGGAACCGTCGTCGCCGTCACTGCTGCCGTCGTCCGCGCCGCCGTCAGAGCTGCCGTCACCGTCGTCGGACGGCACTTCGATCGCGGCGCTGCCCATCAGCGGCGCGCCGTTCGCGACGTAGGGGCCATCGGCGGCACCCTCGCTCTCGAGGAAGGTGTACGCCTCGTCGCCGTCGGTGTCGTAGTGGGCCATCGCGAACACGCTCCCGCTCTCCTCGAGGGGCGTGGTCAGCGTGATCTCGACGTCCGTGTGCGTGCCGGGGCCGAGGTACGAGCTGGTGCCGCGGACGCTGTCGAAGACTGCGCCGTCGGCGAGCGTCGCGTCGTGGATCGTCACGAAGCCGCCGTTCTGCAGCGTCACGGCGTCGACCGTGATCGTCTCGCCGTTCTCGGCCGTCTGGTCACCGATCGTGACATGGGCCGGAACGTCGACCATCGCGGCCGTCATGACGATGCTGCCGCCGGCGGTGTACGGCCCGTCGTTCTCGCCCTCGCTCTCGAGGAACGTGTAGGTCTCGTCGCCGTCGGTGTCCTGGTGAGCCATCGCGTAGAACGTGTGGCTCTCGTCGACTGGCTCGTCGAGCGTGATCGTCACGTCCGTGTGGACGCCAGGCTCGAGGTACTCGCTCGTGCCGCGGACGCTGCCGAAGACCGAGCCGTTGGTCAGCGTCTCGTCGTGGATCGTGACGAAGCCGCCCTCCGAGAGGTCGACGCGCTCGACCGTGACGGTCGTCCCGTCGCTACTATGGGCGGCGAAGTCGACCGAGGCCGCGACGGACACCGTGCCGTCGTCCATCACGATGTCGCCGTTCTCGTTCGTGTAGGGACCGTCCTCGCCGCCCTCGCCCTCGGGGAAGGTGTAGGTCTCGTCGCCGTCGGTGTCCTGGTGGGCCATCGCGAACAGCGTGTCGTTGGCCGACAGGGAGTCG from Salinarchaeum sp. Harcht-Bsk1 includes these protein-coding regions:
- a CDS encoding PGF-CTERM sorting domain-containing protein, whose translation is MVVVLVMAAIAGAATVSASTTTTSAQDGMDAASVSFSNQTSGGTTVTVDEVTLPEGGFVTIHDDSLTDGDTFGSVVGTSGYLAAGTHENVTVTLESGQASGTYHAMAHQDTNGDRAYSFVASNGEADGPYTMDGNIVMDAAEVTATATVTASDQPTTGDSLIVDRVELAEGGFVTVHDSSLADGDVFPSIRGTSAYLPAGVHEDVRVQLDSPLNESDQVFYMAHQDTDGDENYTFAASEGEADGPYTDAAGEIVMAPAQATVSTTASSTFDAQTTGGNHVVVDSVFLPEGGFVTMHDSSLGDGEVFASIRGTSEFLAPGLHRDVTVLLNDSLSANDTLFAMAHQDTDGDETYTFPEGEGGEDGPYTNENGDIVMDDGTVSVAASVDFAAHSSDGTTVTVERVDLSEGGFVTIHDETLTNGSVFGSVRGTSEYLEPGVHTDVTITLDEPVDESHTFYAMAHQDTDGDETYTFLESEGENDGPYTAGGSIVMTAAMVDVPAHVTIGDQTAENGETITVDAVTLQNGGFVTIHDATLADGAVFDSVRGTSSYLGPGTHTDVEITLTTPLEESGSVFAMAHYDTDGDEAYTFLESEGAADGPYVANGAPLMGSAAIEVPSDDGDGSSDGGADDGSSDGDDGSGDGMDDGNMDDGSDADDSGSSDGSPGFGIAVALVALLGAALLARRRD